In one window of Helianthus annuus cultivar XRQ/B chromosome 17, HanXRQr2.0-SUNRISE, whole genome shotgun sequence DNA:
- the LOC110926200 gene encoding receptor protein-tyrosine kinase CEPR2, translated as MTTLPLLIKMTKLPLTPSSRQITIIFIISLAGIFFRPASGSSSNPEVNALLDFKNHFEDPLNYLKSWKITDSPCQFYGVICNNETGRVTDISLNYKSLTGKISPAISALRNLKSLVIPSNFISGELPATIANCTDLRVLNVSSNNITGEVPDLSKLINLEILDISDNYFTGEFPNWTGSLTGLTALSLGDNNFEPSGIPENIGNLKNLNFLYLRGSQLTGEIPDSIFDLNNLGTLDLAGNKISGEFPVGITRMRNLWKIELFENQLTGVIPPEIGNLNLLQEFDISKNEMHGEFPVEMGNLQNLTVFQCNTNYFSGELPVGFGDMKYLKGFSIYRNNFSGEFPENFAKFAPLVEIDISENKFSGGLPEFLCASGKLQKLLAVDNNFSGELPESYGKCKSLLRFRVNQNQLSGNVPDQLWALPLVEMIDVSGNNFTGRISPVIGVSISLTQLLLFNNGFSGSVPAEIGELTRLEKVDLSNNKFSGEIPLQIRDLKQLSYLHLEHNLFSGSIPVEIGECEKLVDLNLAGNVLTGNIPSSLAGVSSLNALNLSQNQLTGGIPDKLRRLRLSSIDLSVNQLSGSVPSDLLSIGGDAAFAGNDKLCAKEDLGRRVSSGLDICDGTHHRREIDKSKLLLFCILLFSLMVVLGGLVYASYKNLQTRREKGDTKHGFDEEKGTGNPKWKLENFHQIEFDVDELCNLDEGKLIGVGGTGKVYRVESKRSGLTVAVKQIGKGNKLQVMTAEIGILGKIRHRNILKLYACLMKGNSSFLVFEHMVNGNLYEALGRVVKNEQPELDWVQRYKIACGAAKGIAYLHHDCTPAILHRDIKSSNILLDKDFEAKIADFGVARIADEEFLGSDSNCFVGTHGYIAPELAYTLKVTEKSDVYSFGVVLLELVTGKRAIEEEYGEGKDIVYWALSNLNNSENILKLLDPKLISDETNDLADDMKRVLKIALLCTTKLPNLRPSMREVVKMLTDAEPYNCLSPRDDRDKFGKGLV; from the exons ATGACCACTTTACCCTTACTCATCaaaatgactaaactacccttaACACCCTCTTCCCGCCAAATCACAATCATCTTCATAATCTCACTCGCCGGAATCTTTTTCCGGCCAGCTTCCGGTTCATCGTCAAACCCTGAAGTCAACGCACTGCTTGACTTCAAAAACCACTTCGAAGACCCGTTAAATTACTTAAAATCATGGAAGATCACTGATTCCCCATGCCAATTTTATGGTGTGATCTGTAACAACGAAACGGGTCGGGTCACTGATATTTCACTGAATTACAAATCACTCACCGGAAAAATCTCTCCGGCGATTTCAGCTCTTCGGAATTTAAAATCGCTCGTGATCCCGTCAAATTTCATCTCCGGCGAGCTTCCGGCGACAATTGCCAACTGTACGGATCTTAGAGTTTTGAATGTGAGTTCGAATAATATTACCGGTGAGGTACCCGATCTTTCGAAGTTAATAAATCTGGAGATTCTGGATATTTCCGATAACTACTTCACCGGAGAGTTTCCGAATTGGACCGGGAGTTTGACCGGGTTAACCGCACTCAGTCTTGGAGATAATAACTTTGAACCGAGTGGTATACCGGAAAATATTGGGAATTTGAAGAATTTAAATTTCCTTTATTTAAGGGGTAGTCAATTGACAGGAGAAATACCCGATTCGATATTTGATTTGAATAATTTAGGAACGCTAGATCTCGCCGGAAATAAAATTTCTGGCGAGTTTCCGGTGGGGATCACAAGAATGAGAAATCTCTGGAAAATTGAGCTGTTTGAAAACCAGTTGACCGGAGTAATCCCGCCGGAGATTGGTAATCTAAACCTGTTACAAGAATTCGATATTTCGAAGAACGAAATGCATGGAGAGTTTCCGGTGGAGATGGGGAATTTGCAGAATTTGACTGTGTTTCAATGTAATACGAATTATTTCTCCGGTGAACTTCCGGTGGGATTCGGAGATATGAAATATCTAAAGGGGTTTTCAATTTACCGGAATAATTTCTCCGGTGAGTTCCCGGAGAATTTCGCGAAGTTTGCTCCGTTGGTTGAAATCGATATATCGGAAAATAAATTCTCCGGTGGGTTACCGGAGTTTTTATGTGCATCCGGGAAGCTTCAGAAACTGTTGGCTGTTGATAATAATTTTTCCGGTGAGCTGCCGGAAAGTTATGGTAAATGTAAGTCTTTATTGAGGTTTCGAGTTAATCAGAATCAGTTATCTGGAAATGTTCCTGATCAGTTATGGGCTTTGCCTTTGGTTGAGATGATTGATGTTAGTGGTAATAACTTCACCGGACGAATTTCTCCGGTCATCGGAGTTTCCATCAGTTTGACACAGTTGTTACTGTTCAACAATGGGTTTTCGGGTTCAGTTCCAGCCGAAATCGGGGAATTAACACGCCTTGAAAAGGTTGATTTGTCGAATAACAAGTTTTCCGGTGAAATTCCATTGCAAATTCGGGATCTAAAGCAGTTATCTTACTTGCATCTTGAGCATAACTTGTTTTCGGGTTCGATTCCGGTTGAGATTGGTGAATGTGAGAAGCTGGTTGATTTGAATTTGGCGGGAAATGTTTTAACCGGAAACATTCCCTCCAGTTTGGCGGGTGTTTCGTCGCTAAATGCGCTTAACTTGTCGCAAAATCAGTTGACGGGTGGGATCCCGGATAAGCTCAGGCGGTTAAGGTTAAGCTCGATTGATCTTTCGGTTAATCAGTTGTCTGGAAGCGTTCCGTCTGATCTTTTAAGCATAGGAGGGGATGCTGCATTCGCCGGTAACGATAAGCTTTGCGCGAAAGAGGATTTGGGGCGGAGAGTGAGTTCAGGATTGGACATTTGTGACGGTACACATCACCGTCGCGAAATCGACAAAAGCAAACTACTTTTGTTTTGTATCTTGCTCTTTAGTTTGATGGTAGTGTTAGGAGGGTTAGTGTATGCTAGTTACAAGAACCTTCAGACGCGTCGCGAAAAGGGCGACACCAAACACGGGTTTGATGAGGAGAAAGGGACTGGAAACCCGAAATGGAAACTCGAAAATTTCCATCAGATCGAATTCGATGTGGATGAACTATGCAATTTGGATGAAGGGAAGTTGATTGGAGTTGGAGGTACTGGGAAAGTGTACCGGGTCGAATCGAAAAGGTCCGGGCTAACGGTCGCGGTTAAGCAGATCGGGAAGGGGAACAAGCTGCAAGTTATGACAGCCGAAATCGGGATCCTTGGGAAGATTCGTCATCGCAATATACTGAAACTTTACGCTTGTTTGATGAAAGGGAATTCGAGCTTTTTGGTTTTCGAGCATATGGTTAATGGGAACCTATACGAGGCGTTGGGTCGAGTTGTGAAGAACGAGCAGCCCGAGTTAGATTGGGTTCAAAGGTACAAGATCGCATGCGGGGCTGCAAAAGGGATTGCTTACTTGCACCATGATTGTACTCCTGCTATTTTGCATCGCGATATCAAGTCGAGTAACATTTTGCTCGATAAAGATTTTGAGGCAAAGATTGCCGATTTTGGGGTGGCGAGGATCGCGGACGAGGAATTCTTAGGGTCGGACTCCAACTGTTTCGTGGGCACTCATGGTTATATCGCCCCCG AGTTGGCATACACGCTAAAAGTGACTGAAAAGAGCGATGTTTACAGTTTTGGAGTGGTGTTACTAGAACTGGTGACGGGAAAAAGAGCGATAGAGGAGGAGTACGGTGAAGGAAAGGACATAGTGTATTGGGCCTTGTCCAACCTTAACAACAGTGAAAACATCCTTAAACTTCTCGATCCTAAGTTAATCTCCGACGAAACAAATGATTTAGCCGATGACATGAAAAGGGTGTTGAAGATTGCTTTGCTTTGCACCACGAAGCTTCCGAATCTAAGGCCGAGCATGAGGGAGGTTGTCAAGATGCTCACCGATGCGGAACCTTACAACTGTTTAAGCCCGAGAGACGATCGCGACAAGTTTGGAAAGGGTTTGGTCTAA
- the LOC110923455 gene encoding fructose-bisphosphate aldolase 6, cytosolic — protein sequence MSCYKGKYADELIANAAYIGTPGKGILAADESTATIGKRLSSINVENNESNRRALRELLFCTPGALQYISGIILFEETLYQKTAAGKPFVELMKEAKVLPGIKVDKGVVELAGTNGETTTTGLDGLGQRCAQYYEAGARFAKWRAVLKIGPNEPSPLSIMENAYGLARYAIICQENGLVPIVEPEILVDGPHDINKCADVTERVLAACYKALNDHKVLLEGTLLKPNMVTPGSDAKKVAPEVVGEYTVRALQRTMPAAVPAVVFLSGGQSEEEASVNLNAINQYKGKKPWSLTFSYGRALQQSTLKAWAGKEENVKKAQEVFLGRCKANSEASEGKYKGGAAGEGANESLHVKDYKY from the exons ATGTCTTGCTACAAGGGAAAGTACGCTG ATGAGCTTATTGCCAATGCTGCCTACATTGGCACACCCGGCAAGGGTATTCTTGCTGCTGATGAGTCCACTGCCACGATCGGAAAGCGCCTTTCCAGCATCAATGTCGAGAACAACGAGTCAAACAGGCGAGCCCTACGTGAGCTTCTTTTCTGCACTCCTGGTGCCCTTCAATACATCAGTGGAATCATCCTCTTTGAGGAGACTCTCTACCAGAAGACTGCTGCAG GTAAGCCGTTTGTTGAGCTAATGAAGGAGGCTAAGGTCCTTCCTGGAATCAAGGTTGACAAGGGTGTTGTCGAGCTTGCTGGAACCAACGGCGAGACCACTACCACAGGTCTTGATGGTCTTGGCCAGCGGTGCGCTCAGTACTATGAAGCCGGTGCTAGGTTCGCCAAGTGGCGTGCCGTTCTCAAGATTGGCCCCAACGAGCCATCCCCGCTTTCCATTATGGAAAATGCTTATGGGTTGGCCCGATATGCGATCATATGCCAAGAGAACGGTCTAGTCCCCATTGTCGAGCCAGAGATCCTTGTTGATGGACCTCATGACATCAACAAGTGTGCTGATGTAACCGAACGCGTCCTGGCTGCATGCTACAAGGCTCTTAATGACCATAAAGTGCTTCTTGAGGGTACCCTTTTGAAACCCAACATGGTCACCCCTGGATCTGACGCCAAGAAGGTTGCGCCTGAGGTGGTGGGTGAGTACACTGTCCGTGCCCTTCAACGAACCATGCCTGCAGCGGTCCCAGCCGTTGTGTTCTTGTCTGGTGGTCAAAGCGAGGAGGAGGCCTCGGTCAACCTCAATGCCATTAACCAGTACAAGGGTAAGAAGCCATGGAGCTTAACCTTCTCGTATGGACGGGCCCTACAACAGAGCACCCTCAAGGCCTGGGCCGGTAAGGAAGAGAATGTGAAGAAGGCGCAGGAGGTGTTCCTTGGTCGTTGCAAGGCCAATTCTGAGGCGAGTGAAGGGAAATACAAGGGTGGTGCTGCTGGCGAGGGTGCTAACGAGAGCCTTCACGTCAAGGACTACAAGTACTGA